A window of the Helianthus annuus cultivar XRQ/B chromosome 4, HanXRQr2.0-SUNRISE, whole genome shotgun sequence genome harbors these coding sequences:
- the LOC110937197 gene encoding mitochondrial metalloendopeptidase OMA1, translating to MAWYRRFKLGFDMINCRSKVTFPKPVVAITNYPINQSSKFTFTSHFQPVSVTKVTSQLRSSRVGCFGYRCYHVDSRPVRKSKLPNISRLFVLVGLAGIWVIGNAKTIWFIVSANAERVIGECQFQMIQAEFEGKVLPVMHPDRVRVVNILNKVIKVLTVLKYASNIKERKGLKLYVSYLERFKWDVLVVEDDAAFACCLPGGKIVVFRGLLEQFTTDDEIASVICHEVAHVVARHVPKRLTKNSWHAFVRQIFYMVDRPDLDPRAVFFMLDLPFSPRMEIEADKVGLLLMACAEYNPRVAPKVFEKMGQVSAFHDYLSVHPWGKARRIMLSEASEAISATTEGSIAGREVDT from the exons ATGGCATGGTATAGAAGATTTAAACTAGGGTTTGATATGATAAATTGTCGTTCCAAAGTCACCTTCCCCAAACCAGTAGTTGCCATCACCAATTACCCCATCAACCAATCAAGTAAGTTTACATTTACTTCACATTTTCAACCAGTAAGCGTTACCAAAGTTACGTCGCAATTAAGGAGTTCGCGTGTTGGATGCTTTGGGTATAGATGTTACCATGTTGATTCAAGACCGGTTAGAAAGTCTAAGCTACCAAACATTTCAAGACTATTTGTATTGGTAGGATTAGCTGGAATTTGGGTAATTGGGAATGCTAAGACGATATGGTTCATAGTATCGGCTAATGCGGAGAGAGTGATTGGAGAGTGTCAGTTTCAGATGATTCAGGCTGAATTTGAAGGGAAAGTTTTACCGGTCATGCATCCGGACCGTGTTCGGGTTGTTAACATTTTGAATAAAGTAATTAAAGTATTAACAGTGTTGAAATATGCTTCAAATATTAAGGAACGTAAGGGGCTGAAGTTGTATGTTTCGTATCTTGAAAGATTTAAATGGGATGTTTTGGTGGTAGAGGATGATGCTGCATTTGCGTGTTGTTTGCCTGGTGGCAAGATTGTTGTGTTTAGAGGTTTGTTAGAGCAGTTTACAACAGATGATGAAATTGCTTCCGTTATTTGTCATGAG GTTGCGCATGTCGTGGCAAGGCATGTACCTAAAAGGCTTACAAAGAACTCCTGGCATGCATTCGTGCGGCAAATTTTTTACATGGTTGATAGGCCAGATCTGGACCCAAGAGCGGTTTTCTTTATGCTAGACCTTCCTTTCTCGCCAAG GATGGAGATTGAAGCTGATAAGGTAGGGCTGCTGTTAATGGCTTGTGCAGAATACAATCCGCGGGTCGCACCAAAGGTATTTGAAAAGATGGGTCAAGTATCAGCTTTTCATGATTACCTTTCTGTCCATCCATGGGGAAAGGCTAGAAGGATAATGCTATCTGAGGCTAGTGAAGCAATCTCCGCAACAACTGAAGGGTCCATAGCAGGAAGAGAAGTTGATACTTGA
- the LOC110933853 gene encoding aquaporin NIP1-1 — protein sequence MATPEVSMEHHHGVTLSIAKDDTKDSTTPSSSPFTRLIFSQKLIAELIATYFLVFAGCGAITVDIDKKNLGQPGVAIVWGSAVMVMIYAVGHVSGAHINPAVTIAFASCKRFPWKEVPGYVITQILASILASGTLRLILSGEHDHFVGNAPPRSDLQSLVVEIIITFYLMFVITAVATDDRATGQLAGVAIGSTVVLNVMFAGPISGASMNPARSIGPALMWNRYNGLWIYIFGPMIGAVGGAWAYNTLRFTDKPLNEKTKGASQQ from the exons ATGGCTACGCCAGAGGTCAGCATGGAGCACCACCATGGAGTCACCTTGAGCATAGCAAAAGATGACACTAAAGATAGTACCACACCTTCTTCCTCCCCTTTCACTCGTctaatattttcccaaaag TTGATAGCGGAGTTGATTGCTACGTACTTCTTAGTATTTGCTGGTTGTGGTGCAATCACAGTGGATATTGACAAGAAAAATCTGGGTCAGCCGGGAGTCGCCATTGTATGGGGGTCCGCGGTGATGGTTATGATTTACGCTGTTGGCCATGTCTCTGGTGCACATATTAACCCTGCGGTCACCATTGCCTTCGCTTCTTGCAAAAGGTTCCCTTGGAAAGAG GTACCCGGATACGTGATTACTCAAATCCTTGCATCAATCCTAGCGAGTGGAACCCTACGATTGATATTAAGCGGGGAACATGATCACTTTGTTGGAAACGCACCACCACGTTCCGACCTTCAATCCTTGGTAGTCGAAATCATTATCACATTCTATCTCATGTTCGTCATCACTGCCGTTGCCACAGATGATCGAGCT ACTGGACAACTAGCCGGGGTTGCCATTGGATCAACCGTTGTACTTAATGTCATGTTCGCAGG GCCGATATCAGGGGCGTCCATGAACCCGGCAAGGAGCATAGGGCCAGCACTCATGTGGAACAGGTACAACGGGTTATGGATCTACATTTTTGGACCGATGATTGGGGCCGTAGGTGGGGCATGGGCGTACAACACCCTAAGGTTCACTGATAAGCCTTTGAATGAGAAAACTAAGGGTGCATCTCAACAATGA
- the LOC110937198 gene encoding BES1/BZR1 homolog protein 4 isoform X2 — translation MTSGTRLPSWKERENNKRRERRRRAIAAKIFTGLRVYGNYKLPKHCDNNEVLKALCNEAGWIVEEDGTTYRKGCKPVTHVEAMGGSVSTSPCTSYQPSPNASYSLSPSPSSSLYASNSNPDPNSLIPWLKNLTSVPSSSPASNFQRHLYSSISAPVTPPLSSPTCQTPRMNDTDPVWAQQHYPFLPSSTPQSPGRQTPTDSGWPSGVQTPQEGPSSPTFSLVASNPFGFKEALSGTGSRMWTPGQSGTCSPAITAGFDQTADVPMSDAISSEFAFGSNVKGLVKAWEGERIHEECVSDDLELTLGNSSTR, via the exons ATGACGTCAGGAACAAGGTTACCAAGCTGGAAGGAGAGAGAGAACAACAAGCGCAGAGAGCGTCGCCGGCGTGCAATCGCCGCTAAGATATTCACCGGTCTTCGAGTTTACGGTAACTATAAGCTTCCGAAACACTGCGACAACAACGAGGTCTTAAAAGCCCTTTGTAACGAAGCTGGTTGGATCGTTGAAGAAGACGGCACCACTTATCGCAAG GGTTGTAAACCTGTTACACATGTGGAGGCTATGGGCGGATCGGTATCAACGAGTCCCTGCACATCATATCAACCAAGTCCAAATGCTTCATACAGTTTAAGCCCTAGCCCATCATCATCTCTCTATGCTTCTAACAGTAACCCTGATCCCAATTCTCTTATACCATGGCTGAAAAACCTTACATCCGTTCCTTCTAGTTCTCCTGCGTCGAATTTCCAGCGTCATCTTTACAGTTCAATAAGCGCTCCAGTCACCCCTCCGTTGAGTTCACCTACGTGCCAGACACCTAGAATGAACGACACGGACCCAGTGTGGGCCCAACAGCACTACCCTTTCTTACCTTCTTCAACTCCGCAAAGTCCTGGCCGCCAAACACCCACCGATTCAGGGTGGCCGTCTGGAGTCCAAACGCCCCAAGAAGGGCCTTCGTCGCCCACTTTTAGTCTTGTTGCGTCTAACCCGTTTGGGTTCAAGGAGGCACTATCGGGTACGGGTTCACGGATGTGGACCCCAGGGCAAAGTGGGACTTGCTCACCGGCTATCACTGCTGGGTTTGACCAAACGGCTGATGTTCCTATGTCGGATGCTATTTCGTCAGAGTTTGCTTTTGGTAGTAACGTGAAAGGCCTAGTGAAAGCGTGGGAAGGCGAGAGGATACATGAAGAATGCGTTTCTGATGATCTTGAGCTCACTCTTGGGAACTCTAGCACTAG ATGA
- the LOC110937198 gene encoding BES1/BZR1 homolog protein 4 isoform X1: MTSGTRLPSWKERENNKRRERRRRAIAAKIFTGLRVYGNYKLPKHCDNNEVLKALCNEAGWIVEEDGTTYRKGCKPVTHVEAMGGSVSTSPCTSYQPSPNASYSLSPSPSSSLYASNSNPDPNSLIPWLKNLTSVPSSSPASNFQRHLYSSISAPVTPPLSSPTCQTPRMNDTDPVWAQQHYPFLPSSTPQSPGRQTPTDSGWPSGVQTPQEGPSSPTFSLVASNPFGFKEALSGTGSRMWTPGQSGTCSPAITAGFDQTADVPMSDAISSEFAFGSNVKGLVKAWEGERIHEECVSDDLELTLGNSSTR; the protein is encoded by the exons ATGACGTCAGGAACAAGGTTACCAAGCTGGAAGGAGAGAGAGAACAACAAGCGCAGAGAGCGTCGCCGGCGTGCAATCGCCGCTAAGATATTCACCGGTCTTCGAGTTTACGGTAACTATAAGCTTCCGAAACACTGCGACAACAACGAGGTCTTAAAAGCCCTTTGTAACGAAGCTGGTTGGATCGTTGAAGAAGACGGCACCACTTATCGCAAG GGTTGTAAACCTGTTACACATGTGGAGGCTATGGGCGGATCGGTATCAACGAGTCCCTGCACATCATATCAACCAAGTCCAAATGCTTCATACAGTTTAAGCCCTAGCCCATCATCATCTCTCTATGCTTCTAACAGTAACCCTGATCCCAATTCTCTTATACCATGGCTGAAAAACCTTACATCCGTTCCTTCTAGTTCTCCTGCGTCGAATTTCCAGCGTCATCTTTACAGTTCAATAAGCGCTCCAGTCACCCCTCCGTTGAGTTCACCTACGTGCCAGACACCTAGAATGAACGACACGGACCCAGTGTGGGCCCAACAGCACTACCCTTTCTTACCTTCTTCAACTCCGCAAAGTCCTGGCCGCCAAACACCCACCGATTCAGGGTGGCCGTCTGGAGTCCAAACGCCCCAAGAAGGGCCTTCGTCGCCCACTTTTAGTCTTGTTGCGTCTAACCCGTTTGGGTTCAAGGAGGCACTATCGGGTACGGGTTCACGGATGTGGACCCCAGGGCAAAGTGGGACTTGCTCACCGGCTATCACTGCTGGGTTTGACCAAACGGCTGATGTTCCTATGTCGGATGCTATTTCGTCAGAGTTTGCTTTTGGTAGTAACGTGAAAGGCCTAGTGAAAGCGTGGGAAGGCGAGAGGATACATGAAGAATGCGTTTCTGATGATCTTGAGCTCACTCTTGGGAACTCTAGCACTAGGTGA
- the LOC110933854 gene encoding protein FAR1-RELATED SEQUENCE 5-like: MDLQNSTGRKTDVEFEDARSVGKPPTPPRERELRTRASDEGLYIPEVEASSTPVVGMQFSSVEQAYVFYQTYAKLAEGHKPLFIDDAHSKSRKPYKTRNRGTIRTGYKAQLMICSVDESSFTVKKFVDGHNHKFVCPQDIHMLPTYKKLSEVQEEMIWELGTLNLGPVKAFHIMRKRYGGFEKVGTTVDDCKNFRTRSNSYIGEYDADMVINRLTDKKEYLVDFSFEYSVDEDKRLTSLFWVVWLCKRNFMEFGDVISFDATFKTNKYKMVFIRFTGIDNHCRNVTLGAGLLVSESTESYKWLLNSLVNSFGRQPKVVVTDQEPAMKQAIEGVFTTSRHRLCMWHIMKKMADKVGHELCNNEEFKRKMCDIIWSDSIEPGVFERQWKLVMIDFEFMNHFDGSMDVQRFNHRKNDHISRYTELVDWRKTTLEADAAKIYTRSIFFDQQTEIYRTISECLPMDTKIEGDQCVSRNLNSTGCYVNTSVFFSRCDAKDEQYKAKQIAHEIMYTGEYLVSNLITDLDQLILVRDQMKEIKEKVD, from the exons ATGGATTTACAGAACAGTACCGGACGGAAAACAGACGTTGAGTTTGAAGATGCTCGATCAGTCGGAaaacccccgaccccaccccgGGAGCGGGAGCTGCGAACACGAGCCAGTG ATGAAGGGCTTTATATTCCGGAGGTTGAAGCATCATCTACACCTGTGGTTGGAATGCAATTTAGTTCTGTCGAACAAGCATACGTGTTTTACCAAacatatgctaagttagctg agggacataagccaTTGTTTATTGACGATGCTCATTCGAAGTCAAGAAAGCCATACAAAACAAGGAATAGAGGAACCATCAGAACTGGGTAcaaagctcaacttatgatttgTTCGGTGGATGAGAGTTCATTTACAGTCAAGAAATTTGTTGATGGtcataatcataagtttgtatgtCCACAAGATATTCATATGCTGCCAACCTACAAGAAATTGTCAGAAGTCCAAGAGGAAATGATATGGGAACTAGGTACTCTAAACCTTGGCCCTGTCAAAGCTTTTCATATAATGAGAAAGCGATATGGTGGTTTTGAGAAAGTTGGCACCACGGTCGATGATTGCAAAAACTTTAGAACTCGAAGTAATAGCTATATAGGAGAATATGACGCTGACATGGTGATCAATAGGCTGACTGATAAAAAAGAATATTTAGTTGATTTTTCTTTTGAATATTCTGTTGATGAGGACAAACGTCTAACTAGTTTGTTCTGGGTCGTTTGGTTATGCAAGCGTAACTTTATGGAGTTCGGGGATGTGATATCATTTGATGCtactttcaaaacaaacaa GTATAAGATGGTGTTTATTCGCTTCACTGGGATTGACAACCACTGTCGAAATGTAACCCTTGGAGCTGGGTTGCTGGTATCGGAGAGCACTGAGTCTTATAAATGGCTTCTCAATTCCCTTGTAAATTCATTTGGACGTCAGCCGAAGGTTGTAGTGACAGACCAAGAACCTGCGATGAAACAGGCTATCGAGGGTGTTTTTACTACCAGCAGACACAGATTGTGCATGTGGCATATAATGAAAAAAATGGCAGATAAG GTTGGACACGAGTTGTGCAATAATGAGGAGTTTAAAAGGAAGATGTGCGATATTATATGGAGTGATTCCATTGAGCCAGGAGTATTTGAGAGACAGTGGAAATTGGTAATGATTGACTTCG agtttatgaatcattttgacGGTTCAATGGATGTCCAAAGGTTCAATCATAGAAAgaatgatcatatttcaagatatactgagcTTGTTGATTGGAGAAAAACTACTCTGGAAGCGGATGCTGCTAAGATATACACCAGGTCTATATTCTTTGATCAACAGACAGAGATATACAGAACTATTAGTGAATGTCTGCCGATGGACACCAAAATCGAGGGTGACCA gTGTGTTTCAAGAAATTTGAACAGTACGGGTTGCTATGTAAACACATCTgttttcttttcaagat GCGATGCAAAGGATGAGCAATACAAGGCTAAACAGATTGCTCATGAAATCATGTATACAGGGGAGTATCTGGTTAGCAATTTGATTACTGATCTTGATCAACTCATTCTAGTCAGGGATCAAATGAAGGAGATTAAAGAAAAAGTGGACTag